A genome region from Silene latifolia isolate original U9 population unplaced genomic scaffold, ASM4854445v1 scaffold_247, whole genome shotgun sequence includes the following:
- the LOC141639001 gene encoding uncharacterized protein LOC141639001: MESSQQQQYHHQVEDEDDDENEEEEERHRVLSSRYNNSSTSDEATPPATSSSSSTHWLQLALPDPTTTTPLMLDLNLRDSYAPPPPPPPPPPNIPLFSHPYPYPYSYPYHHHPHPHPPPSLSGGLGLFDDNPWSSPGGRLMMMRSAPGPSHSHLKLIHPPHNHNHNHNHNHNHNHPSPLWFCLLPSLHPSGQPFLPHLSKRFLRIKDGRMTVGIVIKYVSTKLGLGTHSQVEIRCRGQILVPFLTLQHVRDQIWSPSHTMTTLLPDSVASHHIMLLHYGRITSSPT; encoded by the exons ATGGAGAGtagtcaacaacaacaatatcatCATCAAGTAGAGGATGAAGACGATGATGaaaatgaggaggaggaggagcgtcATCGTGTATTATCATCAAGGTATAATAATAGTAGTACAAGTGATGAGGCGACGCCGCCAgcaacatcatcatcctcatctacCCACTGGCTCCAATTAGCCCTCCCagatccaacaacaacaacacccttGATGCTCGACCTTAATCTCCGAGATTCCtatgctcctcctcctcctcctcctcctccgccacCTAATATCCCACTCTTTTCtcatccttatccttatccttattcttacccttatcatcatcatcctcatcctcatcctcccccgTCCTTGTCTGGTGGGTTGGGCTTATTTGATGATAACCCTTGGTCGTCACCAGGTGGCCGCCTCATGATGATGAGATCCGCTCCTGGCCCCTCTCACTCTCACTTGAAACTTATTCACCCTCcacataatcacaatcacaatcataatcataatcataatcataatcatccctCTCCTCTTTGGTTTTGCCTCCTACCTTCACTTCACCC ATCCGGTCAACCCTTTTTGCCTCACCTCTCCAAACGCTTTCTCAGGATTAA AGATGGAAGGATGACGGTTGGGATTGTGATCAAGTATGTATCTACCAAGCTTGGTTTGGGCACCCATTCACAG GTGGAGATAAGATGCAGAGGGCAAATATTAGTGCCATTCTTAACGTTGCAGCATGTAAGGGATCAAATTTGGAGTCCAAGCCACACTATGACGACTTTGCTTCCGGACTCCGTAGCCTCTCATCACATCATGCTTCTTCACTACGGTAGGATTACCTCTTCTCCTACCTAG